The Juglans microcarpa x Juglans regia isolate MS1-56 chromosome 8D, Jm3101_v1.0, whole genome shotgun sequence genomic sequence GAAGGTATATTCACGAAACAGAACTAAGTATTGTTTGGATTTGGCAAAGGCAGATCGATGTTCTCCTATCATAATCATATTCATCAGTGCGTTTGGATTGGATAATAGGTTTTGGTGATTGATGGGAAGATGCAGAGTGCAGAGGTGGATGAGTTTATTTATCATGAATGCTTGATTCATCCGGCTCTTTTATGTCACCCTAAGTGAGTCTTTTATCCATGTACCTCATTCATGATtcattgtttaataatattcatCTATGCACTCGTCCTGATCCTGATGGTGTACAACCCTGGATTAATATAAGTGttcttgtttctcttcttctgtttttgtttttttggttttagattAATTGTTCTTTTACCTTTAGGTACGGTGTATGTACACTCTTGGAActcttatatatgttttttcaatatgcatgtATACTATATATGCATTATCTACGTGACAAATTAAGTTCTAATTTGCAATCACCCTCAGAGTATGTATTTTAGCATGAATTATTATTAGCTTCCCAATCTATCAAAAAATTGCAATGTGACGAacttaaaaaagatttttatataaagataaatatttgaTCTACACACAAATGCTTAGAAGGAAGTTTACACATTgacatgatttaatatgatCCATTAAATtgaacatttctttttattataaaatatatctaatatatttcATTAAGTCACGTCAATGTGTAGACTAATTTCTTGCATAAAATTTGTGTGCAAACCTAATACCTCTCGCATGTAAATAGTCTTGATCAACAATAGGAAGTTATAACAACATAATAAAGATTTTTcaagaagataaaaaatttgaaaagcataaaaaagcaatttttttttttttaaaaaaatctagtaatattattttaaaatatttttaagcttattttgtcatttttagatgttttagtGGTAAGGTTTTTTAAGGGAAAGGGGTTACATTGTAGTTTTCTAATAGTTTGGGGATGATTggcaaaaaggaaaatactgCTTAGCATCTCATTTGACGACTcccaaaattgatagttttgtttattttcccaTAATTCTGCGGACCTAATTAATTCGTGAAACTtaccttaattaatttctaaaaagGCTTGCATATCGGAAACATATGTTCTATAATTACAGACAAGCGACTTTGAAATGCTCTTCACTTCATTTGGGATGATCATTGCTCaagaaaaacaaactataatgtttattcaattttttatttttattttatttttattcttgtcGTGCTTTAATtgaataaacttataaacttaattaatagtaatttaattaattttttttaataatgtgaaTTAGTCCCAAGACCATATTTATAATGGGTGGGGGCGAGGGGTCCGCTGCAAGGGAAGCACTCAAACACAAATCAACGGAGAAAGTGGTTATGTGTGATATCGACCAGGTAACTTACTAGTtaacatattgatatatatgcatgagaAATTTTATATTGAAGCTTTACATGATACACTTCCATCtaatcaacatgtgatttgtcatttttctcattttattttaatgtttaaattgaaggacaaaaataacaaattacatgttAGTTCGGTAGCTGTGTGTATTATAAAACTTCCTTGTAACATTTTACATACTATATTTAAGTTGTTCCGGTCTGACTTGGAATTATGTTCACTACTTGgaaattttcttgaataaattaatcatcatttcttaaaatcttaccttatatagtataatttgaGAACTCTTAGATGAAAATATAATGATCAAAACTACTCTCCATCCttgattttatcattctattcaCCTCATGAATTGATATGATTCATTTTAGGTGGCTTCAACAATCAAtactttaataaaaaattatttaatgtatggcatattaattaatgtacaaaattaagtataaaagaaaaaatataagaatttattttgtatactagatatatatatatatatatatatagagagagagagagagagagagagagaagttttataatattgtttggATGGCTTATTGCAGGAGGTAGTAGATTTCTGTCGTAGATACTTGACTGTAAATGGGGATACCTTTCGCCACAAGAAGCTTGATCTTGTCATTAATGATGCGAAGTAAGTGCTTTTCTGGTTGCACggctttattattattattattattagaaaaacaCAATGGCTTATATATTACAAGCATGCTgctatttatttaataaagggCTGAATTAGAGGAGAGCAACGAGAAATTCGATGTCATAGTTGGAGATTTGGCGGATCCAGTTGAAGGAGGGCCTTGCTATCAGCTCTACACAAAATCATTCTACGAGAAAATTCTCAAACCCAAGCTCAATGGCAATGGTATCTTTGTGACCCAGGTACGTaggtcaatatatatatatatatatatatatatataggaattaaTAGgtctaatttaaaatagaaattctctctaattatttgattaaattaaattatccAATATTGGagtatgataaatatatcatgTCGTACAACATTTAATAGTAGTCACCATCTGGGATTTTAGGGCATTTAATGCTACGTACCTATCTTAATTATTGGAGAGGATGATCTCAATACTTCTAGATCGAGGTCATGTTCTCTTGCTTGCCCAATATGACCAAAATTTGGGATCTTGTGTTGTATAGGCTGGACCAGCAGGCATTTTCACCCACAAGGAGGTCTTCACCTCTATATACAATACTATCAAGCAGGTCTTCAAGTGTAAGCCTCTCATTAAATCCAAAACACATATATAGTTCACTCAGTTTTTTGTTTCGGAATATAAATGTCgtcgatataatatatatatatatggaactcaagattttataattaaaattctcGAATCTCTATGCATGCATTGCAGATGTTATGGCATACACAGCTCACGTGCCATCTTTTGCAGATACATGGGGATGGGTAATGGTATGTCACATTATTCTAATTGATGCCATTTTTCTTCGATTTCCTCTTAATTTTATTGCTTTGTATTCACTTGTTTTGAGTTTGCTTAATCCAGGCCTCAGATCAACCTTTCTCTGTTAATGCTACCGATTTTGATAGAAGGATCGACGCAAGAATTGATGGCGAATTACTTTATTTGAATGGTGCTTCCTTCTTCTCCTCTACCACCATGAATAAGACTCTTGCTTCATCGTAAGTATGCCTCCTTCTTAGTTGTGAAATCCACTGCAAGAGAACAAGAAATTCTATTgagattattttgaaaaataatttgtagaCATAAGAGGTATGCAAGCTCCGTGCCGacaaaaaaactctttttttttctttagtctGGGAGGGGGGCTCAAACTCACGACTTCCATTTTGAAAGTTTGGGTATTATGCCATCGGACAATATGACTTTGGCAAAAAAACTCTGTTTTTTATGTgagttctcattttttttttttttaaataaaaaaggccTCAATTTGTACGTTCTAAACTTAAATCCAAGTTTACTACTCTTTTTTGTTCGTTCTTCGTTAGCAATGAAAACCCCGGCCCATAcgatttgagatttttatgtcatttcaGGTTGTTGAATGAAACTCATATCTACACTGAAGAAAGTGCAAGATTCATTCATGGGCATGGGCTCGCTTACCGCCATTATTGTCAGAAGCAAGAGAGTGGAGGGAATCATTATGAAGAAGAGGAAAgcgattgaaaaaatattgcagTAGATATCAGCTTCATTTGGCTATTTTACAGAATTCAAAGTGAAAAGTTAGGATAGAATGTTTGATCTGATATGAATGAATATTAGGCATTCTGTTACAATCCTAACCCAGCTTATTgatttaagttttatttcatCTAGGAGTTGGTTACATGTAGTTAAATATTgggttttattaaaattcaaatgttGGTTACATGTTAGGATTTTGAGTTAGTAT encodes the following:
- the LOC121241857 gene encoding thermospermine synthase ACAULIS5, whose amino-acid sequence is MGEAVEFFHTNGFTKNCVNQTLINGIHNNDCWYEELIDVDLKWSFALNRILYKGTSEYQDIALLDTKRFGKVLVIDGKMQSAEVDEFIYHECLIHPALLCHPNPKTIFIMGGGEGSAAREALKHKSTEKVVMCDIDQEVVDFCRRYLTVNGDTFRHKKLDLVINDAKAELEESNEKFDVIVGDLADPVEGGPCYQLYTKSFYEKILKPKLNGNGIFVTQAGPAGIFTHKEVFTSIYNTIKQVFKYVMAYTAHVPSFADTWGWVMASDQPFSVNATDFDRRIDARIDGELLYLNGASFFSSTTMNKTLASSLLNETHIYTEESARFIHGHGLAYRHYCQKQESGGNHYEEEESD